One Algibacter sp. L3A6 genomic region harbors:
- a CDS encoding membrane or secreted protein has product MKLLLITVVLLGLGIAGIAIKLWAKKDGKFAGTCASQNPMLNKDGEACGFCGKTPDQYADCSEPQYS; this is encoded by the coding sequence ATGAAACTTTTACTTATAACTGTTGTATTGTTAGGACTTGGTATTGCTGGAATTGCTATTAAATTATGGGCAAAAAAAGACGGTAAATTTGCTGGAACATGTGCCAGCCAAAACCCAATGCTTAATAAAGACGGCGAAGCTTGTGGTTTTTGCGGAAAAACGCCAGATCAATATGCCGATTGTAGCGAACCTCAATATTCTTAA
- a CDS encoding ATP-binding protein translates to MFKIKPSLIALMVLFSVLGWSQQTIENDPELIQNNIDHYIKQAQSALETHNTYDALNSLDDALVLAEKTEDQQSKGLIYSFKGRLELILEQPDKAIISLNKAIEIQRITKDDANLARSFKILGEVFIDKKDYTQALDYFISAKNLFQQTLQERKLAQTLLLEGKTYMLLKNYNKARTTLEQALVLSRKNDLLSTESETLINQAIVYNKLNDYKHGLEASAEGLKIAKANNFINNKNLAYKVLSDISYATRDFKTSRDYLVLHTELSDSIRGFKNNLAKQQINQPLLSNMSEELETVNKKLAKKEAESSINTLISILSVALITILSLLTLSLYKNNNIRLKTNNMLHKKNGELILAKEKAELASKTKANFLSTVTHELRTPLYAVTGLSNMLLEENPKPEQVQHLKSLKFSGDYLLTFINDILQINKIEANKVDLEPEPFNLNKKINNIVLALKNSAEDNNVNIHFEYDKDLPENFIADQLKISQILINLVGNSIKFTKDGDIWIRVYKIDQVDKIYTLRFEIEDNGIGITQEKQDHMFESFSQGSIQINRKYGGTGLGLSIVKGLIEILKGQIYLKSELGKGTTFYFEIPIEFSAIKEAAETKADYFEGNKDELDLKSVKILVVEDNKINQMITKKILTKMDLQCEITDNGEDAVEKIKANDYNIILMDIHMPGISGIEATKRIRMFDKDLTIFALTAVTIEDKMHEFDEAGFTDIIPKPFKQDEFEKKLYNALAAKKNISPTA, encoded by the coding sequence ATGTTCAAAATAAAACCCTCTTTAATCGCTCTAATGGTGCTGTTTAGTGTTTTAGGTTGGTCTCAACAAACCATAGAGAACGACCCTGAACTTATTCAAAACAATATAGATCACTATATAAAACAAGCTCAGTCTGCATTAGAAACTCATAATACTTATGATGCTCTAAATAGTTTGGATGATGCTTTGGTTTTGGCCGAAAAAACAGAAGACCAACAAAGCAAAGGGCTTATCTACTCTTTTAAAGGCCGTTTAGAACTTATTCTAGAGCAACCCGATAAAGCTATAATTTCACTTAACAAAGCTATAGAAATACAGCGCATTACAAAAGATGATGCTAATTTGGCTCGATCTTTTAAGATTTTAGGTGAAGTTTTTATTGATAAGAAAGACTACACTCAGGCTCTAGATTATTTTATTTCAGCAAAAAATCTTTTTCAACAAACTCTACAAGAGCGTAAACTTGCTCAAACTTTACTTTTAGAAGGTAAAACATACATGCTTCTAAAAAACTATAATAAGGCAAGAACAACACTTGAGCAAGCCTTAGTTTTATCTAGAAAAAACGACCTTTTAAGTACAGAGAGTGAAACTTTAATAAACCAAGCTATTGTTTACAACAAGCTAAACGATTATAAACATGGTTTAGAAGCTAGTGCAGAAGGCCTAAAAATAGCAAAAGCCAATAACTTTATAAACAACAAAAACTTAGCATACAAAGTGCTTAGTGATATTTCCTACGCTACCAGAGATTTTAAAACATCTCGAGATTATTTAGTTTTGCATACAGAATTATCAGACTCTATCCGTGGTTTTAAAAACAACTTAGCAAAACAACAAATAAACCAGCCTTTATTAAGTAACATGAGTGAAGAGCTAGAAACGGTTAACAAAAAGCTAGCAAAAAAAGAAGCAGAAAGTAGTATTAACACCTTAATATCAATATTAAGCGTTGCTCTAATTACAATTCTTTCGTTACTAACATTATCGCTTTATAAAAACAATAATATTCGTTTAAAAACGAATAATATGCTTCATAAAAAAAACGGAGAACTTATTCTTGCTAAAGAAAAAGCGGAACTAGCTTCCAAAACTAAAGCTAACTTTTTATCTACAGTAACTCACGAGTTGCGTACACCGCTTTATGCTGTAACAGGCTTAAGCAATATGCTACTAGAAGAAAACCCAAAGCCAGAACAAGTACAGCATTTAAAATCTCTCAAGTTTTCGGGGGATTACCTGTTAACGTTTATAAATGATATACTTCAAATTAATAAAATTGAAGCTAATAAAGTGGATTTAGAACCAGAACCATTCAACCTAAATAAAAAGATAAACAATATTGTATTGGCTTTAAAAAATTCGGCAGAAGACAATAATGTCAATATACATTTTGAATACGATAAAGATTTACCAGAAAACTTTATTGCCGATCAACTAAAAATATCTCAAATCCTTATTAACCTTGTTGGTAACTCTATTAAATTCACAAAAGATGGAGATATCTGGATTCGTGTTTATAAAATAGATCAAGTCGATAAAATTTACACATTACGTTTCGAAATTGAAGATAACGGTATTGGAATTACTCAAGAGAAACAAGACCATATGTTTGAAAGCTTCTCTCAAGGGTCCATACAAATTAATAGAAAATACGGTGGTACAGGCTTAGGTCTATCGATTGTAAAAGGTTTAATTGAAATCTTAAAAGGACAAATTTACCTTAAAAGTGAATTAGGGAAAGGAACGACCTTTTATTTCGAAATTCCAATTGAATTCAGCGCTATAAAAGAAGCAGCCGAAACAAAAGCAGATTATTTTGAAGGAAATAAAGACGAACTAGATCTAAAAAGTGTGAAAATATTAGTAGTTGAAGACAACAAAATCAACCAAATGATTACCAAGAAAATCTTGACTAAAATGGATCTTCAGTGTGAAATCACCGATAATGGTGAAGATGCTGTAGAGAAAATTAAAGCCAACGATTACAACATTATTTTAATGGATATCCACATGCCAGGTATTAGTGGTATTGAGGCGACCAAACGTATAAGAATGTTTGATAAAGATTTAACTATTTTCGCGCTTACAGCGGTTACTATTGAAGATAAAATGCATGAATTTGACGAGGCTGGCTTTACCGATATTATCCCGAAACCGTTTAAGCAAGATGAGTTTGAAAAGAAACTTTACAATGCTTTAGCCGCTAAAAAAAATATATCGCCAACAGCTTAA
- the aqpZ gene encoding aquaporin Z yields the protein MNKLFAEFFGTFWLVFGGCGSAVFAAAFPELGIGFAGVALAFGLTVLTMAYAVGHISGGHFNPAVSIGLWAGGKFEAKNLIGYVISQLIGAVTAAGALYLIVSNKADFETIGGFAANGYGDLSPGGYSITAALVTEFLLTMFFLLIILGSTNYRVPKGFAPIAIGLGLTLIHLISIPITNTSVNPARSTSQALFAGAEFTGQLWLFWVAPIAGAIVAGIIHRALFEKE from the coding sequence ATGAATAAATTATTTGCGGAGTTTTTTGGAACCTTTTGGCTTGTGTTTGGAGGTTGCGGTAGTGCGGTTTTTGCAGCGGCTTTCCCTGAGTTAGGAATTGGATTTGCTGGTGTTGCTTTAGCTTTTGGTTTAACTGTGTTAACGATGGCTTATGCCGTAGGGCATATTTCTGGTGGACATTTTAACCCTGCCGTGTCTATAGGTTTATGGGCTGGCGGAAAGTTTGAAGCCAAGAATTTAATTGGTTATGTAATATCTCAATTAATTGGAGCTGTTACTGCTGCTGGTGCCTTATATTTAATAGTAAGTAATAAAGCAGATTTTGAAACAATTGGTGGTTTTGCTGCTAATGGTTATGGTGATTTATCGCCAGGCGGTTACTCTATAACTGCTGCGTTAGTAACAGAGTTTTTGTTAACTATGTTTTTCCTTTTAATTATTTTAGGGAGTACAAATTATAGAGTTCCTAAAGGTTTTGCTCCAATAGCCATTGGTTTAGGTTTAACCTTAATTCACTTAATAAGTATTCCTATTACAAATACATCTGTTAATCCTGCACGATCTACAAGTCAAGCTTTATTTGCAGGGGCAGAATTTACAGGACAGCTTTGGTTGTTTTGGGTAGCTCCAATTGCTGGTGCTATTGTTGCCGGAATAATCCATAGAGCATTGTTCGAAAAAGAATAA
- a CDS encoding RNA polymerase sigma factor: MEINEAIKRAKSNDQKAFNFLLNLYWDDVYGFQLKRIQNENDAEDVTIQTFSRAFDKIETFDEKYTFKTWLITISKNLHIDLLRKEKNSITQVISNTDKKAFQVLDESPSPEDILITEQHLAKLLRDIKKLKPHYQEIINLRYFQELSYKEISKQLNEPMNNVKVKLLRAKKLLAEIIQDK; this comes from the coding sequence TTGGAAATAAACGAAGCCATAAAACGAGCAAAGTCTAACGACCAAAAAGCCTTTAATTTCCTATTAAATCTATATTGGGATGATGTTTATGGATTTCAATTAAAACGTATTCAGAATGAAAATGATGCTGAAGATGTTACTATCCAAACCTTTTCTCGGGCTTTTGATAAAATTGAAACTTTCGACGAGAAATACACCTTCAAAACTTGGCTGATTACTATTTCTAAAAATTTGCATATTGATTTACTTCGGAAGGAAAAAAATTCCATTACCCAAGTTATTTCTAATACCGATAAAAAGGCCTTCCAGGTTTTAGACGAGTCGCCTTCGCCGGAAGATATTTTAATTACCGAGCAGCACTTAGCCAAGTTACTGCGCGACATTAAAAAACTAAAACCCCATTATCAAGAAATTATAAACCTCCGCTATTTTCAAGAGCTTAGCTATAAAGAAATCTCAAAGCAATTAAACGAACCTATGAATAATGTAAAAGTTAAACTTTTGCGTGCAAAAAAACTACTTGCAGAAATTATTCAAGATAAGTAA
- a CDS encoding anti-sigma factor, with the protein MNEKISNFLNSGLLEKYLIGDTTSVETEKVESFISKYPDVQNAYNSLQHNLEIVVKTNAVEAPKFILDNILDELDEKPVVKLNTKKKYKAWYKYTIAASLIAFVFAGTSYSFYNQNLKLSKENQVVVDEIFDLRGDIEKNNMMLDNVMRQLLKLNNPETEKYIISGNERAKDLKTVAYINPKEKTSMIDVVSLPKLPEEQCYQIWADLQGEMVSLGILNETDRKLMNLPYAENALALNITIEPKGGNTVASVENSVAEITLH; encoded by the coding sequence ATGAATGAAAAAATAAGTAATTTTTTAAATTCTGGCCTATTAGAAAAATATCTAATTGGTGACACGACTTCTGTGGAAACAGAAAAAGTGGAATCTTTTATTTCAAAATACCCAGATGTACAGAATGCCTACAACAGTTTACAACATAATTTAGAAATTGTTGTAAAAACTAATGCTGTAGAAGCGCCTAAATTTATTTTAGATAATATTTTAGACGAACTAGACGAGAAACCGGTAGTAAAATTAAATACAAAAAAGAAATACAAAGCATGGTATAAGTACACCATTGCGGCGAGTCTTATAGCTTTTGTTTTTGCAGGAACCTCGTACTCGTTTTACAATCAAAACCTAAAGCTTTCTAAAGAAAACCAGGTGGTTGTAGACGAAATATTTGACCTAAGAGGTGATATTGAAAAAAACAATATGATGCTCGACAATGTAATGAGGCAACTTTTAAAACTTAACAACCCAGAAACAGAAAAGTATATCATTTCTGGTAACGAACGTGCTAAAGATTTAAAAACAGTAGCCTACATTAACCCTAAAGAAAAAACATCTATGATTGATGTGGTGTCTTTACCAAAATTACCCGAAGAGCAATGCTACCAAATTTGGGCAGACTTACAAGGGGAAATGGTGAGCTTAGGTATTTTAAATGAAACAGATCGTAAATTAATGAATTTACCTTATGCTGAAAATGCTTTAGCTTTAAATATAACTATAGAACCAAAAGGTGGTAACACCGTCGCTTCTGTTGAAAACTCTGTTGCAGAAATAACTTTACATTAA
- the lipA gene encoding lipoyl synthase, translated as MNSETISNILPERQAKPKWLRVKLPTGKKYTELRGLVDKYSLNTICTSGSCPNMGECWGEGTATFMILGNVCTRSCGFCGVKTGRPQTVDWDEPEKVSRSIKIMKIKHAVLTSVDRDDLKDMGSIMWSETVKAVRRMNPETTLETLIPDFQGIEQHIDRIIDVAPEVVSHNIETVRRLTREVRIQAKYDRSMGVLKYLKQQGQRRTKSGIMLGLGETREEVIETLHDLKANDVDVVTIGQYLQPSKKHLPVKQFINPDQFKEYEEIGLELGFRHVESSALVRSSYKAQKHIN; from the coding sequence ATGAATAGCGAAACAATTTCAAATATACTCCCAGAACGTCAAGCTAAACCAAAATGGCTTCGTGTAAAGCTTCCAACCGGAAAAAAATACACAGAATTACGCGGTTTAGTAGATAAATATAGTCTAAACACCATTTGTACCTCGGGAAGTTGCCCGAATATGGGCGAATGTTGGGGAGAAGGTACTGCTACGTTTATGATTTTGGGTAATGTTTGCACACGTTCTTGCGGCTTTTGCGGTGTTAAAACCGGGCGTCCACAAACTGTAGATTGGGATGAACCTGAAAAAGTATCACGTTCTATCAAGATCATGAAGATTAAACATGCCGTTTTAACGAGTGTTGATCGTGATGACTTAAAAGATATGGGAAGCATTATGTGGAGTGAAACCGTAAAGGCCGTTCGTAGAATGAATCCTGAAACAACCTTAGAAACTTTAATACCAGATTTTCAAGGTATAGAGCAGCATATTGATAGAATTATTGATGTAGCTCCAGAAGTTGTATCGCACAATATAGAAACAGTGAGACGCTTAACCCGCGAAGTACGTATACAAGCTAAATACGACCGTAGTATGGGTGTTTTAAAATATTTAAAACAACAAGGACAACGTAGAACAAAATCTGGTATTATGCTAGGTTTGGGTGAAACTCGCGAGGAAGTTATTGAAACCCTACACGACCTTAAAGCGAATGATGTTGATGTGGTTACTATTGGGCAATATTTACAACCAAGTAAAAAACACTTACCAGTAAAACAGTTTATAAACCCAGATCAATTTAAAGAATACGAAGAAATTGGACTAGAATTAGGTTTCCGTCATGTTGAAAGTAGCGCACTTGTAAGATCTTCTTATAAAGCTCAAAAACATATCAACTAA
- the gap gene encoding type I glyceraldehyde-3-phosphate dehydrogenase, with the protein MIHVAINGFGRIGRRVFRLLQDHQNIKVVAINDLADTKTLSHLLKYDSVHGRFNGTVSSDENHIIVNDEKVTLLNENHPKRIDWSPFNVDYVIESTGKFKTIPELEFHLQNGAKHVILSVPPVEDDIKTIVLGVNGDSIDGTETIISNASCTTNNAAPMIDIINKLCGINQAYITTVHSYTTDQSLHDQPHRDLRRSRAASQSIVPTTTGAAKALTKIFPELANVIGGCGIRVPVINGSLTDITFNVKRTVSIDEINNAFKKAANANYKGILEYTEDPIVSIDIVGNTHSCIFDSQMTSVIGNMVKIIGWYDNETGYSSRIIDLICNLSAKKCTLSK; encoded by the coding sequence ATGATTCACGTTGCAATTAATGGCTTTGGAAGAATAGGGCGCCGTGTTTTTAGGTTACTTCAAGATCATCAAAATATAAAAGTTGTTGCTATAAACGATTTGGCCGACACAAAAACACTAAGTCATTTATTAAAATACGATAGTGTTCACGGTAGGTTTAACGGTACGGTTTCTTCTGATGAAAATCATATTATTGTTAATGATGAAAAGGTTACACTCTTAAATGAAAACCACCCAAAACGTATTGATTGGTCACCTTTTAATGTTGATTATGTAATTGAATCTACCGGGAAATTTAAAACAATTCCGGAATTAGAGTTTCATTTACAAAACGGAGCAAAACACGTTATACTAAGTGTACCTCCTGTAGAAGATGATATAAAAACCATAGTACTAGGCGTTAATGGCGATAGTATTGATGGTACCGAAACTATAATATCCAATGCTTCTTGCACAACAAATAATGCAGCACCGATGATTGATATTATAAATAAACTTTGTGGTATTAATCAGGCTTACATAACTACGGTTCACTCCTACACTACCGACCAAAGTTTGCACGACCAGCCACATAGAGATTTACGTAGATCTCGAGCTGCGAGCCAATCTATTGTGCCTACAACAACGGGAGCAGCAAAAGCCTTAACAAAAATTTTTCCAGAACTAGCAAACGTTATTGGTGGTTGTGGTATTCGCGTACCTGTTATTAATGGTTCGTTAACCGATATTACATTTAATGTAAAACGTACTGTTTCTATAGACGAAATTAATAATGCCTTTAAAAAAGCAGCCAACGCAAACTATAAAGGTATTCTAGAATATACGGAAGATCCAATAGTGTCTATAGACATTGTTGGCAACACACATTCTTGTATCTTCGATTCGCAAATGACTTCGGTTATTGGCAACATGGTCAAAATTATTGGTTGGTATGATAATGAAACAGGATATTCATCAAGAATAATAGACTTAATATGTAATTTATCAGCAAAAAAATGTACTTTGTCGAAGTAA
- a CDS encoding RNA polymerase sigma factor yields MISAIEKDIVYLLERGDKKAITLLYENYADSLYGVIQKIISDEDTAQDVLQETFVKIWRYAKKYDSSKAKLFTWLYRIAYNTAIDKVRSLKNKTTKEVQIETSSVYKITTNQLNDDVLDIQKHLSTLEEKYQIVINALFFEGMTQQEASEELDIPLGTIKSRLKIGLRELKKIYNP; encoded by the coding sequence TTGATTTCAGCTATAGAAAAAGACATAGTTTATTTATTAGAACGTGGTGATAAAAAAGCTATTACGCTATTGTATGAGAATTATGCAGACTCTCTATACGGCGTAATACAGAAAATTATTAGCGACGAGGATACGGCGCAAGATGTTCTACAAGAAACTTTTGTTAAAATTTGGCGCTACGCTAAAAAATACGATTCTAGCAAAGCCAAACTATTTACATGGCTATATCGTATAGCATATAACACGGCTATAGATAAAGTAAGATCTCTAAAAAATAAAACAACCAAAGAAGTCCAGATAGAAACTTCAAGCGTATATAAAATAACTACGAACCAACTAAATGACGATGTTTTAGATATACAAAAACATCTAAGCACTTTAGAAGAAAAGTATCAAATTGTAATAAATGCCCTCTTTTTTGAAGGTATGACCCAGCAAGAAGCTAGCGAAGAACTTGACATTCCGCTAGGTACTATAAAATCGAGATTAAAAATTGGATTACGAGAATTGAAAAAAATTTACAATCCTTAA
- a CDS encoding glycosyltransferase: MVILDTLLYAFIAVVFIQVVYYLFIFGNFAFLKQKKPSSKKLPVSVIVCAKNEAENLKAFIPSIINQDYPEFEIVLINDGSHDDTLDVIEEFAKTNDNIKIVNVKNIEAFWGNKKYALTLGIKASKHDYLLFTDADCQPVSKYWIKDMSAHFSNKKSIVLGYGGYSKVKYSFLNKLIRFETVMTAVQYFSFAKIGLPYMGVGRNLAYAKTEFFNANGFIQHIKVRSGDDDLFINQVANSKNTAISFSPNSFTSSIPKSSFKAWYKQKRRHVSTAQLYKSKHKILLGLFYVSNVLFWLLAISLLSTMYNWPIAVGLFLLRIIIQYIILGFSSKKLKEADVLLLLPLLEISLIISQFAIFINNLISKPNFWK, encoded by the coding sequence ATGGTAATACTTGATACGTTACTCTACGCATTTATTGCTGTAGTCTTTATTCAAGTGGTTTATTATCTTTTTATTTTCGGGAATTTTGCTTTTCTGAAACAAAAAAAACCATCTTCTAAAAAACTTCCAGTTTCCGTTATTGTTTGTGCAAAAAACGAAGCTGAAAATTTAAAAGCATTTATCCCCTCAATAATCAATCAAGATTATCCTGAATTCGAAATTGTTTTAATTAACGATGGTTCTCATGATGACACCTTAGATGTTATTGAAGAGTTTGCAAAAACAAACGATAACATAAAAATTGTTAACGTTAAAAATATTGAAGCTTTTTGGGGTAATAAAAAATATGCTTTAACATTAGGCATAAAAGCCTCTAAACACGATTACCTTTTATTTACTGACGCCGATTGCCAACCTGTTTCTAAATATTGGATAAAGGATATGAGTGCTCATTTCAGCAATAAAAAGTCTATTGTTTTAGGATATGGTGGATATTCAAAAGTAAAATATTCATTTTTAAATAAACTTATCCGTTTTGAAACGGTAATGACGGCTGTTCAATATTTTTCTTTCGCAAAAATAGGCTTGCCATATATGGGCGTTGGTCGAAATCTAGCCTACGCCAAAACAGAGTTTTTTAATGCTAACGGCTTTATTCAGCATATAAAAGTGCGCTCGGGAGATGATGATTTGTTTATAAATCAAGTAGCAAATTCAAAAAACACAGCAATTAGCTTTTCTCCTAATAGTTTTACCTCTTCAATACCTAAATCGAGTTTCAAAGCTTGGTACAAGCAGAAAAGACGTCACGTTTCAACAGCGCAATTATATAAATCTAAACACAAAATATTACTAGGCTTATTCTATGTTTCCAACGTTTTATTTTGGTTGCTAGCTATTTCGCTTTTGAGCACCATGTATAACTGGCCAATAGCAGTTGGCTTATTTTTACTTCGAATAATTATTCAATATATCATTCTTGGATTTTCATCAAAAAAGCTGAAAGAAGCCGATGTTTTACTTTTGCTTCCTTTACTCGAAATCTCGCTTATTATTTCTCAATTCGCTATATTTATAAACAACTTAATCTCAAAACCTAATTTTTGGAAATAA